The Leptolyngbyaceae cyanobacterium DNA segment CAGTTAGATTGGGATTGCCAGAAACTTCCTGCAACGCTTTTTCATAACGAGACAAGAGTTCCCGGTGCCAAGATGCAAAGGCAGGAGCGAAGTGCGCTGCGTTAATTCCCGCTTCATCCAATGGCCCGCTACCACCACCGTGCATCATCCCGGGCATTTTGGCAAATGCCATGATCTCAACGTGGAGTACCACGATTTCGTCTAGGATACTGATGGGAGATCCCGGACGTTTAGTTTGGCTCAGCTTAACAACTGCACTGGTATAAGCGTTTTTCTCTTCTTGGGTTAGGTCTAAAACACTTTTTCTGACATTTTTTTCCGGTGCGCTGAGTTGCCGCTTGAAGTCCTCAAATTGGGCTAGCCCAGATCCAGTGTTAGCTGTTGGTGTTGGCGTGACTGGCGGTGGAGTAGGTGCTTGGGGAGTCGATGGGGGTGGTGATGGTGGCGGGGGTGTTGGTTCGTCGTGATCGTGACCTTCGTGTTGTTGAATCTTGGGAGTATCGTTGGAAAGTAGTGGATCTGTTTGTGGATACAAGAGATCTGACATAATGTTAATGTTCTCCTGGTGAAAATTTAGACAAAAATTCCCACTCAACTGCATGATAAGCGGTTGAGTTTTATCATCTTACGGGCATTAAAATCGTTTGAATAACTAATCTATAATCCGTTGTTGCAACACCTGTTATTTATGCAATAACAGGAATTGATTTGATAGTTATACAAAGCATAATTTACCCTTAGTTAGCAAAAGTGTCTATTTTTTTTATTGTTTTTTCATTCTTAAAGTAGATGTTGCTCCTTAATTAAAACCTTTATAAACTTTGCAAGTGATTATATCATGCTTTGCAACAGTAAGAATCTACTTTTCAAAAATTTAGTCTTGAAGATAGTACTTTTCCTACTTTTCCTGCTTTTGTAAACTCAAACATTTCTTAAACTGAAATAATAGTAAGTAATTATATTAGTAAATACTTCTTTAATTTTTAAAATTAAGTAATATTTTATACTAGTAGCTAAATCGCCAGGCTTTTATCACCAAAAATTTTCAGAGCATTTATGGCCAAACATAAAAACTCAGATTGATTCTCCAATCTATGCTTAGATTGGGGTTTTTAGCTCTGTAATGACTAGTTTAAGCCAGATAGATGATGTACTGGCTTAAGAAAAAAATTAGTAATTTTTACAAAAATTGGTACTGAATAAAAAACAGACCTCTTGCAAAAGCCGTTGCTGGAGTAGTCAGGGGTGTGAAAAAGGCGATCGCTAACTATCAGCTATAAAATTTGCTTATTAGTTTACTTGAATTGAGCGTTTTAAACTCTGCTGGCTTAAGATTTTTAGCTTCTTGGTATTGCATAAGCTTATCTTATAAATCAGAGGGGGCGATCGCTAACTATACCATCTCACCCTTTGAGATTTTTAAGTCGCAAAATCTTGAGATCGTCTATAACAGCAACGGCTGATTTTGTTGAACTTGAATTCATCCGTAAACTCTGCGATTTAATACCTACAAACTTCCCGCACACAAACTTGTGAGCTTCATAAGCAGCCTCAAAAGCTTTTACAAACTGCTGATGTTCGATCGCTAAATTGCTATTTAAGTTGGCAAAAGTAGGCTTTAATTGTGACAATAACTTAACCAAATATATATGATCTCTGGAAAACTGACCGCTCAGCCCTGGTGGGGCATGGGGGGGCATCATTGAGGGACGAACTACATCTTGGAATTGACTCTGTGAAGAATCACCTGTAAATTGCAAGGCAGATTCGGAACCCCACATCAAAAAAGTTGCCAGAGCCATCGCTTTTTCTGCTTCGTGAAAGCGCCCAGAGACAATCTCCGTGTGAAAGCAATTGAGAGCAACAACTAAATTTTGAATAATAACATAAAAGATATGGTGGCCAATAACCCAACGACGTAAAGGATCGAAATTAGCGGGGTCTGGAGTTGATAAAGTTAAAGGAATCAAGAAAGGATTGGGAGCCGACTCAACTGATTCTTGCCCCAGATACCGAAGCGTTGACTCAAAAGCATGACGAAGATTGCTCCACTGGGCAGCTTCTAGATAAGTACCAGCCGTTAAAGCTTCTTCGAGTAACTCAGCGTAGGCTTGGAGGATACTCCAAAGCAATATGACTCCAGAATCGCCTTTAACCCGAATAACGCCCATATAGTCGTCTACGATGTTGACATAGTAATCTTTCTCGGTCTGTTCAACTGATGTCTTTACAATCGGATGACGATGGATAGGGCAGGGCAAATAAAGAGATATTTGGTTGAGAGTTACGCGGATTTGACTGAGTGCTTCAGCATCAGTAGAAGATCGTAACTTCTGAGTACAATCAGCGATCGCGTCAAGAATTTCCGGAGAACAATTTTGGCTAACTTCCTCACGATGAAGAGGTAATTCTTCGGGTTTTGTTAAATATAACTTTGGGTATTGTTCCATCATATTCTCTATCATCTATTTTTACTATTTATAACTCAAAGCGCATCATTTGTTTTCAGGTGCTTCTAGAAAAGCGATTTTACCCAAATAAGCAAGACAAAGGTGCATTAACTTTTCATTTCATCGGCAGACATTCAATACTACTTATTTCAAGCACTTTTAACGTATTTTGACATTCTACTTCTGGATGATAGATATCAATAAATTGTGGTTTTCTGCTGAACTAATCATGATAAAGTTTACTACAAGTTCACAACAACGGTCAATATAAACTGGCTTATCCTACTTTTAGTACTTTTAGTACTTTTAGTACGAGATTGGAGATTATAAATGGCAAAAACTTAGTATATGCTTAGCTTAGACAGGTCTAGAAATATAGCACAAAAATAATTAGCATAATAAAGAATTTTTTTGACTTCCGTATTTCTACTGAACCTTTTTTTAACTGTTAAGTGTACGATTAACAGAGAGTTTCCCACATAGAAATATTACTAATTTTACTTAATTGTAAAAATGTGTTAACAAGTATTAGATTATAAGAAAAATAACTTAATTTAAAAAAATCTCTGAGTCGTGGAAAAACAGTTTAGCGAAAGTAAAATTTACCGGGGCTGAGAGAATACACTTTTTTACCCGAAAAATCTCACTTGATATAACTTTACTCAAGTAGCTAGATAAATAAACTCTATAAAAGAGCAGGAAAAAAGTTAAACTTAACAACAATTGAATTAGTTTCGATCAAATTCTACCGGATGGGGGCTTTTGAATGACACCAGAGCAGAACTACCATATGTCTCCAGAAGAATTTCGCCATTGGGGATATCAAGCGATCGACTGGATAGCTCACTACTTAGAAAATGTAGAAAATTTACCGGTGCTGTCTCAAGTTCAGCCTGGGGACATCAGAGCTAAGTTGAGTGAAACTGCGCCCCAAAAGGGAGAATCTTTTGAGGCTATTATTCAAGACCTCGATCGAATTATCGTGCCGGGACTAACTAATTGGCAATCTCCCAACTTTTTCGGATTCTTTCCCGCAGGCATTTCGGCACCTTCAATTATCGGTGAGCTAATTAGTGCTGGGTTGGGAATACAGGGAATGTTGTGGGCAACTTCGCCTGCTTGTACGGAACTAGAAACCCACGTTTTAGATTGGCTGGTAGATATGTTAGAGCTCCCAGAGCATTTTAAATCTGGGGGGAATGGGGGGGGAGTAATTCAAGATTCAGCCAGCAGTGCTTCTTTAGTAGCTTTGTTAGCGGCTAGGGAACAAACTAAGACCGATATTAACAAACTAGTTGCCTACATTTCTACGCAAACTCACTCTTCTGTAGAGAAAGGAATAAAAATTGCCGGGATAAGGCCAGAAAATTTACGCTTAATAGAAGTAGACGATAATTATGCCATGCGTCCAGATGTGCTAGAGCAGTGCATCGAAGCGGATATTAAGGCTGGATTAACTCCTTGTTATTTAGCGGCTACAGTAGGGACAACTTCATCTAATGCGATCGATCCGCTTCCCCAGCTAGGTGCTTTAGCGCAAAAGTATAACATCTGGTTTCACGTCGATGCGGCGATGAGCGGTACAGCCGCCCTTTGTCCGGAATATCGCTGGATTCATCAAGGAGTAGAACTAGCTGATAGCTATTGCTTCAATGCTCATAAATGGATGTTGACAAATTTTGACTGTACTTGTTCCTACGTGAAAGACAGAACAAAGCTGATTCAAGCACTCTCTATCATGCCAGATTACTTGAAAAATCAAGCTACCGAGTCAGGTCAAGTAATTGATTACCGAGATTGGCAAATTCCATTAGGTCGTAGGTTTAGAAGCCTGAAACTTTGGTTTGTAATTCGCCATTACGGTATTGAAGGTTTACAACATTATATCCGCAAACATATCACCTTAGCGCAAGAATTTGCCCAATGGGTAGAAGCTCACCCAAGTTTTGAGTTAGTCGTCAATCCTCCCCTTAATTTAGTATGTTTCCGGCACAAAGGGGGCGATCGCGTTAACCAAGCAATTGTTAACAGTCTTAATGCTTCGGGAAAAATTTATTTAATTTCCACAAAACTTGATGATAAAGTAACGATCAGAATGTCGATCGGGCAATCAAAAACTGAAAGGGCAAATGTAGAACTAGCGTGGAAGTTAATTTGTCAAGTAGCTGATTCCGTAGAAGTAACAGAATTAGTTTAATGGATAGCAAAACCCAACATTTTGTTGGGTTTCGTTATTTGAAGATATCCTAAGAAAGCGCTACTAGATTACTCGATCGGAACTAGTTCCATTCCACTGACGGGAGTGCCTGCGGAAATAATGTTGACTAATTGAAAGCCTCCCTTTTGGAAAAGTTCTCTGAATTCTTCCTCTGTGCGTGCGCCACCTTTACCGATCGACATTACTTCTAAGTCTAACCATTTACCCCAGTGGAACTCGTCTCCGGAAGGAATAATCGAATCGATTACCAGTAATGTTGCGTTGTCAGCCATTGCACGGCGAATACTCTTGAGCAGTGCGATCGCGCTTTCATCGCTGCAATCGATAATACTGTAGGAAATCGTATAGAGATCCGCACCTGTGGGTATAGATTCAAACATATTTCCGCCTACTCGTTCGCAGCGATCGGCTACTCCTTGGGAGGCTAGGAAATCGGCGGCTTGCTCAACTGCTTGCGGTAAGTCGAACAGCACGCCTTTTAAGTGGGGATTGGCTTTCAAAATTTCGGCAATTAACGCACCTTGACCCCCAGCTAAATCGACTACTTTAGTAAAACGAGAAAAGTCATATTTTCTCAGTAAAGGCAGGTGAAAATTCATAGTCAAATTTACCATTGCCTTGTTGAATAGTTCTCCCGCTTCCCCATCTCGATCGAAATATTCATACAAATTATTAATGCCAAAAGCATGGGTAACTGCTGGTTGGTTATCCTTCACGTTGTCGAACATTTTATCGGTGAATTCCAAATGCCAGGGTGAAGCGTGCATCATCACCAAGTGACGCAAGGTTTGGGGATTATCGCTGCGGAGATATTGACCGATAGGTGCGATCGCAAATCGATGAGGTTCCACTTCCGTAAATACTCCCACGCTAGCCAAGCAGCGAAGCAATCGATACAGCGACGGCGCGTGAGTTTGAGTAGCTTGAGCAATTTCTTCTACGCTTTTCGTATCATCTCCGATCGCGTCAGCAATACCTAGTTGAGCAGCGGTACTCAGTGCATGGTTAAGCCAGAGTTTGCTACTTAGCTGAACCCACGCGATCATCGGTGATTTTGGTTGTGCACTTTGTGATGTTGCCATTTTTTTATCTCTTTAAACTTTTTATGTCTAACCATCGTTTGTAGTAAGGACTTCAGTCCTTAGCATTATGGGTGTGAGAGGACTGAAGTCCTCACTACAAACAAACTTGATTATTGGTAATCAAGCGGACGCGATATGACTTACCGCTTTAGATCCCCGACTTCTTGAACAAGTCGGGATCTGGATTGCGATCGCATTTAAGCCTGAACCAATTCCATCAAGGTAGTTAGGGTTTCTTCTTCCTTGTTAATAGTGCGTGCCAAATTAAAACCCGCTTTCTCAAAAATTTCTTTAAATTCTGCTTCCGTGCGTACTTTCCAATTCCCCATCGTCATTTCTTCCAAATCCAGCCATTTGTTCCAATTGGGTTGGTTACCGGGGGGAATCACCGAATCCATTACGATTACTTTGCCATTGGGATTCATCGCGCTGCGGATATTTTGCAGGATCGTTACGGCTGCTTCATCGTCAGCTTCGATCATGGTGTAAGAAAGGGTGTAGAGATCGCCACCCGCAGGTACGGAACCGTGTAAATCTCCCTCGACAGCTTCGCATCGCGAGCCAACTCCTTCAGCGCTGACGTAACCAGATGCTTCTTCTGTCACTGGTGGTGGGCCAAACAAAACTCCTTGCGCTTTCGGGTTATGTTGGAGTATCCACGCGATCGCCACGTTTTCTGGGCCAGCCGCACCGACAACTTTTGTAAAACCAGATACATCGTATTCTTCCAGTACTGGCGGACAAAAGTTTTTCAGAATTCCACCAACAGCGCGGAAAAATAGTTCGCTCTCCTGGGGATGTTGTTCCAGGTAGTGCATATAATTTTCTACACCGTGAATATGTTGGATGGTTGGTCTTCCATCCTTGACTGTGCGATACATTTCCCCTTTTAAAGGCCAATTGCACTCGCTACAGTGCATCATCACTTGATACTTTAATGAATAAGGATTATCTTCTCGTAGATATTCACCCATTGGAGCGAGCGCGAATTTCTGCGGTTCAACTTCTGTAAACACCCCCATACAAGCCAACGCACGCATCAATCGATACAAAGAACGAGTATGAGTTTCCGTAGCTTTTGCCAGTTCATCAACTGGTTTAGCACCGTCTTTTAGCAGATCTGCAACTCCTAATCGGGCAGCTACATTCAGCGCTTGGTTTATCCACAAACCGCTAGAAAGCTCCATAAAAGCTAACAGTGCTGAGTTATCTTGAATACTTTGCGATTGGCTCATCGTGATTGATTTTTTTTAATTTGTTACATTGAAGTTATAGGTAATATTTTATAACTAATATGTACTAAAAAAAAGTTTCTTATTAAATGTTTAATTTTAAATTTTGGGGAAACTAAATAGTTACGAATATCACCAAAACGAACCGCTTGGCTTAATTATTTTTTAATCTTAGTTTTGATTTAAATTTAATCTCAAATAGCCTTGGAAATAATTATCTATAGCCAAGGCTATTTTTTTCGTTTTTCGTTCCCAAGTTCAACCTGGAAAGGAGTTGTGGGAGGTTCTATCTCCTCCTAAGTGGGAATCAACTCCAGGGCGTCACAAGGAGTACCGGTTCTCACGATGCGTGCTAATTGAAAACCTGCTTTAGCAAATAATTCTGTAAATTCTGCTTCAGTGCGCGGGCGTCCGTAGCCGATCGTCATTGCTTCCAAATCCAGCCATTTTACCCAATTATATTCCTCATCAGTCGGGACAATGGAATCGACGATTACTACTTTGCCATTTTTATCGATCGCGCGTCGCACATTTTGGAGTATTTTAATTGCATTATCGTCATCCCAGTCAACCATAATAAAGCATAAAGTGTACAAATCGCCACCAAAAGGGACAGCTTCAAACATATTGCCAGCGACTCTTTCACAGCGATCGAGTATTCCTTGTTTTTCTAAAAAAGGTACGGCTTCTTCTACGGTTTGTGCTAAATCGAAAAGAACTCCTTTCAGATGTGGATTTCTACTCAAAATTAAAGAAATCAGTGCGCCTCTGCCCCCAGCCACATCGACAACTTTCGTAAAAGGAGAAAAATCATAAGAATTAACAAATCGTTCGTTAAAATTTTTCCCCGCACCCAGCATTGCTTTATCAAATAGTTCTTGAGATGCAGGGTTTTTTACTAGATAATCCCAATATGTATCTACTTGAAAAAGATGATTTACGGCTGGTTTCCCATTTTTAACCGCATGAAACATCGCTCCTGTAGTATCCCAATGCCACTGTTCGCAGTGCATTAAAATTTGGTCGCGGAAAGAGTAAGGATTATCGGTGCGAAGATATTCAGCAATGGGAGTCAGGGCAAATTTACGCGGTTCGACTTCCGTAAACGCGCCAACGCTAGCAAGAGCGCGAAGGATTCGGTACAGTGAAGGAGCGTGACTATCGCTAAGTTTTGCTAATTCATCAACGGTTTTTGGTTCTTCTGCGAGTAAGTCAGCAATCCCCAATTTGGCAGCTACATTGAGTGCTTGGGTAAGCCAAAGTTTACTTGCCAATTCGACAAAAGCGAGCATTGGTGATTTGGTAGCAGATTTACTCATAAGTTGTTAATTTGGGTCAAAATGTTTAGATGCAAATCATAGTAGGGAATCGGCATAAAGGAAGTTTTGGCGATACTAGATGATGTGCTGATGCCGTGTCCCTACAGGATAATTAACCAGGGAAGAACCGAAAAGCTTGATTACGATCGATCCAAATAAGCAAGTAACGGCTCTAAAAATGGTTCCATGCCTCGATATGTTTGGGTATGAGGAGACATTCCTCGAATTACGGCTGCCAAATTATGGGCAATTTGCGGTTCTTTTCTCAAACAAGAAATCCGATCGACAAAGCTCCGAATTGTAAACAGGACAGCACCACTTTTGGGAAAACTGCGGAGGGTTTGAAACTCAGTTCTCAACCACAGGATATCGCCAGCATTATCAGCATTAATCTCTTTTTCCCAACCTTCTTTTGGTTCGTACCAATATAATACCATTTCGTCGGTTGGTACAATACCCCAAGCAATTCTAAATCCAGGACGATCGGGATGCAAATGAGCGAAGTAATTATTAACCGTTTTATCTAGTTTTTCTTTAAAACCAGGCACGGGGCCATGCACTTTGAATAGGGGAAGGCCAATTTTTTCTTCGACCCGCCAAAACAGAGGAAAAAAAGCCAAAGCAGCCGTTAGTACGAACCCTTCTTCACCGGGTTGCATTATACATAAATCTTCTTGCACTAGTTGTCCGGCTAAGGCAAGGGGAGCATCTTGATAATCGGAAATATCCCAAACTTTTCCCAACTTCAAGTTTTCGATTTTGGTTCCTTCTTGTCTGTAATATTCTGGGAAGTATTTCACCAAATGCTCTAAGAGTGTTTCTAAGACTTCTTGTTGAGCCGCTTCGCTACCGGGGAGGGCGGCAAAAAATTTAGAGTAATGTTCTTCTACCAGTTGATGTTTAAGTTTTAGGGTATTGACAAACTCTTCGTCAATATCAATCCATTTCGATATATCTTCTAGAGGTTGTAGGGCTGGTCCCATACTCCATTTTCCTTTCACTATATGGAGAGGTAAAAATCTTGGTAATTTCATGGCGACTTGAGTATTCATAATGATTTACCGCTTATTGGAATTGGATAATATTTTCGAGCGAAAAGCGAAAGATCCGGCCAGTCAACATTACTGTGTATATGGCGATTTCGTCAATTACGGGAATAAAAAAGAGCGATCGTTTTCAGCAATTTTGACAATAACAATTTCGAGCTTAGCTAATTTGCATCAGTTTTTTGACCGCTTTACGAATATATGCAATGCCATCTTCAGGGCCTTGAGCTAATGGTTGTTTGACTGGGTATGCCCGTGATTTCACTTGCTCTTGCAACATTAGGTTGATCGGGATATCTTCTGCAAAAACTTCAGCAAATTTTAAGGGTTTTTTGCCATCTGTTTTGAGGGGAAATTTTTCCATCTGTTCTGGACTTTGATAAAGGAATTTCTCAATCACTGTCAATCCAGGATTAATCGGATTAAATTGCCAAACGACTATATTTCTTTCGAGGGTGATAATGGGCATACTTGGAAAAATATAGCCGATATAGGTTGGCTCTTTTGGCACTTTATATTCGTATTCCTGAATTATATGAAGGCCAGTCATAGAACCTTTGATAAAACCAGGCAAATCGAAATCTGCGGCTAAAGTGGGGCCATGCACCATTGGTATATGGTAAGCATCGATATAATTTTCCATTAAAATTTTCCAATTAGCTGCGATCTCATACGTAGCGCGATGAGCGATTCGCAATCCTTGCCAAGAGTGGGAATATCGTTCTAGATGCTGGGGTACGCCTGCTAAGTAATCTTTTAATGATGGTGCTTCCGGATCGAGGTTAACAAAAACGAATCCACCCCACGTATCTACTTGTACTTGCGGTAAAGCGATCGCAGTTTTGTCTAAATTCGGGAAGCATTGGGGATACACCACACCTTCTAGCTTACCTTCTAAGTTATAACTCCAATGGTGATAAGGGCAGATGATATGCTTGCAATTCCCTTGTCCTTCAAGTAGGCGCATTCCTCGATGGACGCACACGTTGTACATTGCTTGTAGCTTTCCGGAATTGGTGCGAGTTACTATTATCGGTTCATCTCCAACTTTACAACTCAGATAATCGCCAGGATTAACCAAATCTTCTTGTCTGCCGACAAATAGCCAACTCTTATACCAAATTTTTTCCCGTTCTTCGATAAAAAATTGGGGGTCGGTGTAACAATGACCGGGTAATTCTTCCATTAAGACTGGTTTATCTGTGTTGGGACTTTCAAGAAGTATTTGTTCTGTCATTTATTCAATCCTATGTGATAGACTTGGCCTTTTCTAGCTCTTTTATATAGATTTGTTTATGATTTTCATTTTAGAATAAACTAGCTAAATAATTGTACCTAATAGCAAATTATGCCATAAGTTGTCTTTTGGCAACCTAGTTTTCAATTCTTAAAATCCTTTAATTTTATTATTACAGTTATGTCTGATTTACTGTTCCTGCTTTTCCTACTTTTCTTACTAGTAGGATAGCTCGATCGTCATTTTTGCCAAGCTGCTCTTTTAGTACAGAAGACACTTAGTTATATTTTTTCATTCCTTTTCCACAGACATCTTTAACATAAAATGTAGCAAAGTTGTATCTCGCGTCTCAACAAGGTTCCAGGTAACGCACTTTTAATTTATGGAGATGTCTAATTGATGATTCACTTTGACTTTTTACCTAAAACGGGCAATTAACTGATGAAATAGCTTTGCTTGAAATACAAAAAGTAGGAAAAGTAGGAAAAGTAGGAAGTAATAAATATAGTTGGGTCAATACTACATAAATAAGCAATCTATTTTTTTATGGTTAGCTAGTTGCCAGTTAAGTAATTACCTGTTTTAATAGATATCTGTGCTAGCTTTTTACGGAAGTAAATGAGAGTAAGCACATTAATTGCATAAAACCCTTTTAAAACAATGGCATTCAAGCCACGTTTAGTCAGATATCTTTCAGTATAGATCTGGCTGCTTATTTAAAGGGCGATCTGGTTAAGCCAATGGTTAAGAAGAAATCAATATCCATCTTACTCCTAATTTTCATGTGTAAGAGCAATTTGATTGGTGAAGATAGAATTATTTAGCTTTTAGATAGAAGCCAATGGTGTAGAATATTCGTTTATAAACTGACCAACTCACTCATATCAACTAGTTATTCCTCTTGAAAAAAATCCTAAATCAATCATGCGGGTAGTAGTAAAAAATAAGTTCTGCGACTCAAGCCTTTGGGATTACGTGGAACCAAGGAAAACAGATATCGTTATTAATACTTGCTACAAAGCAGGTACAACCTTAACTCAACAAATTGTTAACCTACTGATTTATGGAAACAGCGATTTTAAAAATTTCAAGTATCTTCATGATTTAAGCCCTTGGATAGAATTATGGCCCGATCCGGACTATACTTCTTTAGAGCATAAAATGGCTCATATCAACAATTTACCAGAGCCTAGATTTTTAAAGACCCACGTACCTTTTGAAGCGATGCCATATCATCCAGAATGGAAATACATCTATCTGGTAAGAGACGGCAGAGATGTTGCTTTATCTCTCTATAATTTTCGAGTGGGTTACGATCCGGAATTTTGGGAAGTAACAGAAATGGAACCTTTTTTAGAGTTTTGGGATAAATGGTTAGAAAATGGTTTTTTATGGCCGTTTTGGGAACACACGACTGGTTGGTGGAACGCCAGACACTTGCCCAATGTGCTTTTTATCCACTACGGTGATTTAATTAAAGATAAATTAAAGGAAGTGGAGAAAATTGCTAATTTTTTAGGGATTGAATTTGATGATGCTAAAAAAGAGATCGTCATGGAGCAATCTTCTCTTGAATATATGAAAGAATATTGGGAAAAATTTCAGCCTGTGGGATTTTTGCCTCAAAAGTTTTTTGGCAAAGGTAAAAATGGCTGTTGGCAAGAACTGTTACCTGCTGAAAAAGTAACGGAATATGAAAAATTGGTTGTTGAAAAGCTAGGGCTAGAATGTGCGAATTGGGTAGCGAATGGGGGTATTATACCTTTACCAGAACCTAGCTTGAATGCGGCAAGCCAAGCTTGATTAATATTCAATTATTTTTTAGGAGTAATGCTTATGTTTCCATAATTTACGGTCGGCTTT contains these protein-coding regions:
- a CDS encoding DUF3445 domain-containing protein gives rise to the protein MNTQVAMKLPRFLPLHIVKGKWSMGPALQPLEDISKWIDIDEEFVNTLKLKHQLVEEHYSKFFAALPGSEAAQQEVLETLLEHLVKYFPEYYRQEGTKIENLKLGKVWDISDYQDAPLALAGQLVQEDLCIMQPGEEGFVLTAALAFFPLFWRVEEKIGLPLFKVHGPVPGFKEKLDKTVNNYFAHLHPDRPGFRIAWGIVPTDEMVLYWYEPKEGWEKEINADNAGDILWLRTEFQTLRSFPKSGAVLFTIRSFVDRISCLRKEPQIAHNLAAVIRGMSPHTQTYRGMEPFLEPLLAYLDRS
- a CDS encoding methyltransferase, whose amino-acid sequence is MSQSQSIQDNSALLAFMELSSGLWINQALNVAARLGVADLLKDGAKPVDELAKATETHTRSLYRLMRALACMGVFTEVEPQKFALAPMGEYLREDNPYSLKYQVMMHCSECNWPLKGEMYRTVKDGRPTIQHIHGVENYMHYLEQHPQESELFFRAVGGILKNFCPPVLEEYDVSGFTKVVGAAGPENVAIAWILQHNPKAQGVLFGPPPVTEEASGYVSAEGVGSRCEAVEGDLHGSVPAGGDLYTLSYTMIEADDEAAVTILQNIRSAMNPNGKVIVMDSVIPPGNQPNWNKWLDLEEMTMGNWKVRTEAEFKEIFEKAGFNLARTINKEEETLTTLMELVQA
- a CDS encoding aromatic ring-hydroxylating dioxygenase subunit alpha → MTEQILLESPNTDKPVLMEELPGHCYTDPQFFIEEREKIWYKSWLFVGRQEDLVNPGDYLSCKVGDEPIIVTRTNSGKLQAMYNVCVHRGMRLLEGQGNCKHIICPYHHWSYNLEGKLEGVVYPQCFPNLDKTAIALPQVQVDTWGGFVFVNLDPEAPSLKDYLAGVPQHLERYSHSWQGLRIAHRATYEIAANWKILMENYIDAYHIPMVHGPTLAADFDLPGFIKGSMTGLHIIQEYEYKVPKEPTYIGYIFPSMPIITLERNIVVWQFNPINPGLTVIEKFLYQSPEQMEKFPLKTDGKKPLKFAEVFAEDIPINLMLQEQVKSRAYPVKQPLAQGPEDGIAYIRKAVKKLMQIS
- a CDS encoding methyltransferase; translated protein: MATSQSAQPKSPMIAWVQLSSKLWLNHALSTAAQLGIADAIGDDTKSVEEIAQATQTHAPSLYRLLRCLASVGVFTEVEPHRFAIAPIGQYLRSDNPQTLRHLVMMHASPWHLEFTDKMFDNVKDNQPAVTHAFGINNLYEYFDRDGEAGELFNKAMVNLTMNFHLPLLRKYDFSRFTKVVDLAGGQGALIAEILKANPHLKGVLFDLPQAVEQAADFLASQGVADRCERVGGNMFESIPTGADLYTISYSIIDCSDESAIALLKSIRRAMADNATLLVIDSIIPSGDEFHWGKWLDLEVMSIGKGGARTEEEFRELFQKGGFQLVNIISAGTPVSGMELVPIE
- a CDS encoding methyltransferase, whose amino-acid sequence is MSKSATKSPMLAFVELASKLWLTQALNVAAKLGIADLLAEEPKTVDELAKLSDSHAPSLYRILRALASVGAFTEVEPRKFALTPIAEYLRTDNPYSFRDQILMHCEQWHWDTTGAMFHAVKNGKPAVNHLFQVDTYWDYLVKNPASQELFDKAMLGAGKNFNERFVNSYDFSPFTKVVDVAGGRGALISLILSRNPHLKGVLFDLAQTVEEAVPFLEKQGILDRCERVAGNMFEAVPFGGDLYTLCFIMVDWDDDNAIKILQNVRRAIDKNGKVVIVDSIVPTDEEYNWVKWLDLEAMTIGYGRPRTEAEFTELFAKAGFQLARIVRTGTPCDALELIPT
- a CDS encoding sulfotransferase domain-containing protein, with the translated sequence MRVVVKNKFCDSSLWDYVEPRKTDIVINTCYKAGTTLTQQIVNLLIYGNSDFKNFKYLHDLSPWIELWPDPDYTSLEHKMAHINNLPEPRFLKTHVPFEAMPYHPEWKYIYLVRDGRDVALSLYNFRVGYDPEFWEVTEMEPFLEFWDKWLENGFLWPFWEHTTGWWNARHLPNVLFIHYGDLIKDKLKEVEKIANFLGIEFDDAKKEIVMEQSSLEYMKEYWEKFQPVGFLPQKFFGKGKNGCWQELLPAEKVTEYEKLVVEKLGLECANWVANGGIIPLPEPSLNAASQA
- a CDS encoding pyridoxal-dependent decarboxylase, whose translation is MTPEQNYHMSPEEFRHWGYQAIDWIAHYLENVENLPVLSQVQPGDIRAKLSETAPQKGESFEAIIQDLDRIIVPGLTNWQSPNFFGFFPAGISAPSIIGELISAGLGIQGMLWATSPACTELETHVLDWLVDMLELPEHFKSGGNGGGVIQDSASSASLVALLAAREQTKTDINKLVAYISTQTHSSVEKGIKIAGIRPENLRLIEVDDNYAMRPDVLEQCIEADIKAGLTPCYLAATVGTTSSNAIDPLPQLGALAQKYNIWFHVDAAMSGTAALCPEYRWIHQGVELADSYCFNAHKWMLTNFDCTCSYVKDRTKLIQALSIMPDYLKNQATESGQVIDYRDWQIPLGRRFRSLKLWFVIRHYGIEGLQHYIRKHITLAQEFAQWVEAHPSFELVVNPPLNLVCFRHKGGDRVNQAIVNSLNASGKIYLISTKLDDKVTIRMSIGQSKTERANVELAWKLICQVADSVEVTELV